The Ostrinia nubilalis chromosome 17, ilOstNubi1.1, whole genome shotgun sequence genome contains a region encoding:
- the LOC135080103 gene encoding ceramide-1-phosphate transfer protein: MSNDNTLDLHYVQQSFQRSLKEDDDVVIEAYIDGYNELVKFLNLIGSVFSFVSSDVKSKIKVMEKHREGETAVYYESFKKMMKYEKETSLHDKSGFVSGSRTMLRLHRGLDFIRLFLKRLSEGDETMSTCYTCQGSYNETLAEFHPWYIRKAATLAMHALPSRPDLLKKIFGSEESLTAAMTILPQTLMSCDEVYRRVEQLYTDFEFHELP, encoded by the exons ATGTCGAACGATAACACTTTAGATTTGCACTATGTGCAACAGAGTTTTCAGAGAAGTCTCAAAGAAGACGACGATGTCGTCATTGAGGCTTACATTGATGGATACAACGAACTCGTAAA GTTCTTAAATCTGATTGGATCAGTGTTTTCGTTCGTGAGTAGCGACGTAAAGAGTAAGATTAAGGTCATGGAGAAACATAGGGAAGGGGAGACTGCTGTGTACTATGAGTCTTTTAAGAAAATGATGAAGTATGAGAAAGAAACGAGTCTCCACGACAAGAGCGGGTTTGTGTCGGGCTCGCGGACAATGTTGCGATTGCATAGAGGCTTGG ATTTCATCCGACTATTCTTGAAGCGCCTGAGTGAAGGTGACGAGACTATGAGCACCTGCTACACGTGCCAGGGCTCGTACAATGAAACGCTAGCAGAGTTCCACCCGTGGTACATCCGTAAGGCGGCCACTCTTGCCATGCACGCACTGCCATCTAGACcagatttattaaaaaag ATATTCGGGTCTGAAGAGAGCCTGACCGCAGCTATGACCATCCTACCTCAGACACTGATGTCGTGCGACGAGGTATACAGGCGAGTCGAGCAGTTGTACACAGACTTTGAGTTCCATGAGTTGCCATAG